One Ignavibacteriales bacterium genomic region harbors:
- a CDS encoding aldehyde dehydrogenase family protein — protein sequence MEFLKNLGIKEKNFGSSTGTKWNETTDQGELKIYSPATGEFIASVYQASETDLNKVMATAEEAFKYWRTVPAPKRGEIVRQIGNKLRQHKKDLGSLVSFEMGKSLQEGMGEVQEMIDICDFAVGQSRQLYGFTMQSERPNHRMYDQYHPLGVVCTISAFNFPVAVWAWNAMLAAVCGDVNVWKPSSKVPLSAIACQNIIKDVLVENNLPEGIFTLIVGKGSTIGEKILNDKRIPLISVTGSTNVGRHAGEVIAKRFGRAILELGGNNAIIMTPDVDLKMAMPAVVFGAVGTAGQRCTTTRRLIVHDSIYTKVKDSLVKAYSGLKIGNPLDEKNHVGPLIDKNAVKDFTNALKLVIEEGGKIIYGGNVLEGDQYKSGSYVVPAIVEAENHFKIVQEETFAPILYLIKYSGDVKNAIELQNSVVQGLSSSIFTNNMREAEMFLSAEGSDCGIANVNIGTSGAEIGGAFGGEKETGGGRESGSDSWKTYMRRQTNTINYGTALPLAQGIKFEI from the coding sequence ATGGAATTCTTAAAAAATCTTGGTATCAAAGAAAAGAATTTTGGATCATCAACAGGAACTAAATGGAATGAAACAACAGATCAGGGTGAACTTAAGATATATTCACCAGCCACAGGTGAATTTATAGCGTCAGTTTATCAGGCATCAGAAACTGATCTTAACAAAGTGATGGCGACTGCAGAAGAAGCATTTAAATATTGGAGAACAGTTCCCGCACCAAAACGTGGTGAAATAGTCAGACAGATAGGTAATAAACTTCGCCAGCATAAAAAAGATCTTGGCTCTTTGGTTTCTTTTGAAATGGGTAAATCATTGCAGGAGGGAATGGGCGAAGTACAAGAGATGATTGATATTTGTGATTTTGCAGTAGGTCAATCAAGACAACTTTATGGTTTTACAATGCAATCCGAAAGACCAAATCACAGAATGTATGATCAATACCATCCATTAGGAGTTGTTTGTACAATTTCAGCATTTAATTTTCCTGTGGCAGTTTGGGCTTGGAACGCAATGTTAGCTGCAGTTTGTGGAGATGTAAACGTTTGGAAACCATCTTCAAAAGTTCCGCTATCTGCAATCGCTTGCCAGAATATTATAAAAGATGTTTTAGTTGAAAATAATTTACCTGAAGGAATATTTACACTTATAGTTGGTAAAGGATCTACAATTGGCGAGAAGATTTTAAATGATAAAAGAATTCCATTAATTTCTGTTACTGGTTCAACAAACGTTGGAAGACATGCAGGAGAAGTTATTGCTAAAAGATTTGGAAGAGCAATTCTTGAACTCGGTGGTAACAATGCAATTATTATGACTCCAGACGTTGATCTTAAAATGGCAATGCCTGCGGTTGTTTTTGGAGCTGTTGGAACTGCTGGACAACGCTGCACAACTACAAGAAGATTAATTGTACATGATTCAATCTATACTAAGGTAAAAGATTCATTAGTTAAAGCGTATAGCGGATTAAAAATTGGTAATCCACTTGATGAAAAAAATCATGTTGGTCCGCTTATAGACAAAAATGCTGTTAAAGATTTTACAAATGCGTTAAAACTTGTTATTGAAGAAGGCGGAAAAATTATTTATGGTGGAAATGTTCTTGAAGGTGATCAATACAAATCAGGTTCTTATGTTGTGCCCGCCATAGTGGAAGCTGAAAATCATTTTAAAATAGTTCAAGAGGAAACTTTTGCGCCTATTTTATATCTTATTAAATACAGTGGTGATGTTAAAAATGCTATCGAGTTACAAAATAGTGTTGTCCAAGGATTATCTTCATCAATCTTTACCAACAATATGAGAGAAGCAGAAATGTTTTTGTCAGCCGAAGGATCTGATTGTGGTATAGCTAATGTAAATATCGGAACATCGGGAGCAGAAATTGGCGGCGCATTTGGCGGAGAGAAAGAAACCGGAGGCGGCAGGGAATCCGGTTCTGATTCATGGAAAACATATATGAGAAGACAAACAAATACCATTAACTATGGAACCGCACTTCCATTGGCTCAGGGTATTAAGTTTGAGATATAA
- a CDS encoding Rrf2 family transcriptional regulator, with amino-acid sequence MSASTKLSTSVKALCYLAQEAKPKNSAEIAASVGINASKLRKLLSLLGKSGIVKSDSGMLGGFSLAKNPNEIHLQEIYCAIEDRKAFYLNVNDDKLEKNSSSEKINYFFLDLFSEIQVEIENKMTDITLKSILDKIK; translated from the coding sequence ATGTCCGCTTCAACAAAATTATCAACTTCCGTAAAGGCTTTATGCTATCTTGCTCAAGAAGCTAAACCTAAAAATAGTGCTGAGATCGCTGCATCAGTGGGAATAAACGCTTCAAAACTTAGAAAACTTCTCTCTTTGCTTGGTAAATCAGGAATTGTTAAAAGCGATAGCGGAATGCTTGGTGGCTTTTCTCTCGCAAAGAATCCAAATGAAATACACTTACAAGAAATATATTGTGCTATAGAAGATCGTAAAGCTTTTTATTTAAATGTTAACGATGATAAACTTGAAAAGAATAGTTCATCTGAAAAAATAAATTACTTCTTTCTCGATTTGTTTTCAGAAATTCAGGTGGAGATTGAAAATAAAATGACAGATATAACCTTAAAATCAATATTAGATAAAATTAAATAA
- a CDS encoding L-lysine 6-transaminase, whose amino-acid sequence MNIYTTDENKIKKNYAPSISADQVIPTLSKYMLADGFEIILDLEKSKGVTIVDEVTGDEYHDFFTFFASSPIGLNHPYLYSKEVKETLGKVAINKPSNSDIYTTYMAEFVETFAKVAKPNYMKHLFFISGGALAVENGLKVAFDWKVRKNFLKGYKEEKGHKVIHFKEAFHGRSGYTMSLTNTDPTKVKYFPKFDWPRITNPKIIFPLEDHLEEVIQLEEKAIAEINLAIKKNLDDIAVIIIEPIQAEGGDNFFRKEFLMKLREIANENEILLMFDEVQTGFGLTGKFWAADHYVKPDIIAFGKKAQVCGIMVSDRVDDIEDNVFKVSSRINSTWGADLTDMVRSKFILDVIKNENLVDNSKKVGEHLKYKLIKIKEEFPNLISNVRGLGLMCSFNLPTTEIRNTFRENCYKEKLMILGCGEKSIRFRPPLNITENEIDKGLTIIRKVLSLMSSNN is encoded by the coding sequence ATGAATATATATACAACAGACGAAAACAAAATTAAAAAAAATTACGCCCCCTCAATTTCAGCGGATCAGGTTATTCCAACATTATCCAAATATATGCTTGCAGATGGTTTTGAAATTATTCTTGATTTGGAAAAAAGTAAAGGCGTTACTATCGTTGATGAGGTAACAGGTGACGAATATCATGACTTTTTTACATTCTTTGCATCTTCACCAATCGGTTTAAACCATCCCTATTTATATTCTAAAGAAGTTAAAGAGACTCTAGGAAAAGTTGCGATTAATAAACCTTCCAATTCAGATATCTATACAACTTATATGGCTGAGTTTGTTGAAACTTTTGCAAAAGTTGCAAAACCAAATTATATGAAACATTTATTTTTCATTTCCGGCGGTGCACTTGCTGTTGAAAATGGACTAAAAGTTGCTTTCGATTGGAAAGTTAGAAAGAATTTTCTTAAAGGATATAAAGAAGAAAAAGGTCATAAAGTAATTCACTTCAAAGAAGCTTTTCATGGAAGAAGTGGATATACAATGTCACTTACAAATACTGATCCTACTAAAGTTAAGTACTTTCCTAAATTTGATTGGCCACGCATTACAAATCCTAAAATAATATTTCCTCTAGAAGATCATTTAGAGGAAGTAATCCAACTTGAAGAAAAAGCAATAGCAGAAATTAATTTAGCAATCAAAAAGAATCTGGATGATATTGCGGTTATAATTATAGAACCAATTCAAGCAGAAGGTGGAGATAATTTTTTCCGTAAAGAATTTTTAATGAAGCTCCGTGAAATTGCTAATGAAAATGAAATCTTGCTCATGTTTGATGAAGTTCAAACTGGATTTGGATTAACAGGAAAGTTCTGGGCTGCTGATCATTATGTTAAACCAGATATAATTGCTTTCGGAAAAAAAGCACAAGTTTGCGGCATTATGGTTTCTGACAGAGTTGATGATATTGAAGATAACGTATTTAAAGTATCAAGCAGAATAAATTCCACATGGGGTGCTGATCTTACCGATATGGTTAGGTCAAAATTTATTCTTGATGTTATTAAAAATGAAAATCTAGTTGATAATTCTAAAAAAGTAGGTGAGCATTTAAAATATAAACTTATAAAAATAAAGGAAGAGTTCCCAAATTTAATTTCTAATGTTCGTGGATTGGGACTTATGTGCTCCTTTAATTTACCCACCACCGAAATTAGAAATACATTTAGAGAAAATTGTTATAAAGAAAAACTTATGATTTTAGGCTGCGGTGAAAAATCAATCCGATTTAGACCTCCATTAAATATTACAGAAAATGAAATCGATAAGGGCTTGACAATTATCCGAAAAGTTTTAAGTTTAATGTCGTCCAATAACTAA
- the rsmI gene encoding 16S rRNA (cytidine(1402)-2'-O)-methyltransferase, with translation MKLYIVSTPIGNLKDITLRAIETLKEVDFILCEDTRTSGNLLNHFEIKKELISLNAFNENNKIDFIVNRILSNQTAALISDAGTPLISDPGVRLVSACISNGIEIIPIPGASALIAALSMSGLPTDAFVFEGFLPQKKGRQTKLKELAEEKRTIVLYESTYRIEKLLNELNEYLPSRFLVVCREITKKFEETWRGFPSEILDNFDQKTTKGEFVVVIAPKEWKVLETSN, from the coding sequence ATGAAACTTTACATCGTTAGCACACCAATTGGCAATCTTAAAGATATTACACTTCGAGCAATAGAAACTCTAAAAGAAGTTGATTTTATTTTGTGCGAAGATACACGAACATCAGGGAACCTTCTTAATCACTTTGAAATAAAAAAAGAACTAATTTCATTAAATGCTTTTAACGAAAATAATAAAATTGATTTTATTGTTAACAGAATTTTATCGAATCAAACAGCAGCTTTAATTTCTGATGCAGGCACACCATTAATTTCTGATCCTGGAGTAAGGCTTGTTTCAGCTTGTATAAGTAATGGAATCGAAATTATCCCAATTCCTGGGGCATCTGCTTTAATTGCAGCATTAAGTATGAGCGGTTTACCTACTGATGCTTTCGTATTTGAAGGATTTCTTCCTCAAAAAAAAGGAAGACAAACAAAACTAAAAGAGCTAGCAGAAGAAAAACGCACGATAGTTCTTTATGAATCAACTTATAGAATTGAAAAATTATTAAATGAATTAAATGAGTATTTACCAAGTAGATTCCTTGTTGTTTGCAGAGAAATTACAAAAAAGTTTGAAGAAACATGGCGTGGATTTCCAAGTGAGATATTAGATAACTTTGATCAAAAAACTACTAAGGGTGAGTTTGTTGTTGTTATTGCACCGAAGGAATGGAAAGTTTTAGAAACTTCAAATTGA
- a CDS encoding RDD family protein has protein sequence MENIGIETTQNVDIQYNIASIGDRVLAQIVDMLILFGYAYAMMFVLILLNNAFYNSAFYYSTAAFGILYLPFFFYDFLCEMFLNGQSIGKKILKTKVVKLDGSQPGLSSYFLRWLIKPIDVFFTYGSVGIITMLINGKGQRLGDLAGNTTVIKLKNEVKLEEILIPKLSQNYEVKFPQVSLLTDKDIQIIKEVLNHRKNTNIYSYQNILDKAKEGISNKMGVQSEMNALLFLDKVVKDYTYLNSI, from the coding sequence ATGGAAAATATTGGGATTGAAACCACACAAAATGTAGATATTCAATACAACATTGCAAGTATTGGTGACCGTGTTTTAGCGCAGATTGTTGATATGTTAATTTTATTTGGTTATGCTTATGCAATGATGTTTGTGCTAATATTATTAAACAATGCTTTTTATAACTCAGCATTTTATTATTCCACAGCAGCCTTTGGAATTTTATACCTGCCATTCTTCTTTTATGATTTTCTTTGTGAGATGTTTTTAAATGGTCAATCAATTGGGAAAAAAATATTAAAAACAAAAGTTGTTAAATTAGATGGTTCACAACCCGGACTAAGCAGTTATTTTTTGAGATGGTTGATAAAACCAATAGATGTTTTTTTTACTTACGGTTCTGTGGGAATAATTACTATGCTTATTAATGGAAAAGGGCAGAGGCTAGGCGATCTTGCTGGAAATACTACAGTCATCAAGTTAAAAAATGAAGTCAAACTTGAAGAGATTCTTATTCCAAAATTATCCCAGAATTACGAAGTGAAATTTCCACAAGTAAGTTTGCTTACAGATAAGGATATTCAAATAATAAAGGAAGTTCTTAATCATAGAAAAAATACTAATATATATTCATATCAGAATATTTTAGATAAAGCGAAGGAAGGAATTTCAAATAAAATGGGCGTACAAAGTGAAATGAATGCCTTATTATTTTTAGATAAAGTGGTTAAGGATTATACTTATTTAAATTCAATTTGA
- a CDS encoding DUF58 domain-containing protein, translating into MRVVKEFYLTEKFLLSAISIVLLFFFGYFFPILFFVSKIILISFITIILIETIILFLIKQGLFAERVMAERLSNGDDNEVKIILTNNYAIKTVIKIIDELPFVFQIRDFEINSEIDKATTKIFSYNVRPVKRGEYQFGAINIYVSVLLNIVSRRFRFEQNRSVAVYPSYIQMKKYQLMAVSDRLVEIGVKKIRRIGHSLEFEQIKEYVNGDDYRTINWKATARKRQLMVNHYVDEKSQQVYSIIDLGRTMKMPFDKMSLADYAINSSLVISNIALLKQDKAGVITFNNKVTSVLPAERNSLQMKKIVELLYSQQTEYLESDYEKLASVIKSRIKQRSLLLFYTNFESANSLKRQLKYFKSLASSHLLIVIFFKNTGLDDVLNKRSDSLEEIYNKTIAEKFSFEKKIIQKELAMLGIQSILTTPQQLSVKTINKYLELKARGMI; encoded by the coding sequence ATGCGTGTTGTTAAGGAGTTCTATCTTACTGAAAAATTTCTATTATCGGCGATCTCTATTGTGCTGTTATTTTTCTTTGGATATTTCTTTCCAATCTTATTTTTTGTTTCTAAGATTATACTGATTTCCTTTATAACAATTATCCTGATTGAAACGATAATTCTATTCTTAATTAAACAAGGTTTGTTTGCTGAAAGGGTAATGGCTGAAAGACTTTCAAATGGAGATGATAATGAAGTCAAAATTATCTTAACAAATAATTATGCAATAAAAACCGTTATTAAAATTATTGATGAACTTCCGTTTGTTTTTCAGATTAGAGATTTTGAAATTAATTCTGAAATAGATAAAGCCACTACGAAAATATTTTCATATAATGTTAGACCAGTAAAAAGAGGCGAATATCAATTTGGGGCTATAAATATTTATGTATCAGTATTATTAAATATTGTTTCGCGTCGCTTTAGATTTGAACAGAATAGATCTGTTGCAGTTTATCCATCTTATATTCAAATGAAAAAATATCAGTTGATGGCGGTTTCTGATCGGCTTGTTGAAATAGGAGTAAAAAAAATAAGGCGTATTGGTCATTCATTAGAGTTTGAACAGATCAAAGAATATGTGAATGGTGATGATTACAGAACGATAAACTGGAAAGCAACTGCTCGCAAAAGACAATTAATGGTTAATCATTATGTTGATGAAAAATCGCAGCAGGTTTATTCAATCATTGATCTTGGCAGAACTATGAAAATGCCTTTTGATAAAATGTCACTTGCGGATTATGCAATTAATTCTTCTTTGGTGATTTCAAATATCGCATTGCTCAAACAGGATAAAGCTGGTGTAATTACATTTAATAATAAAGTAACTTCTGTTTTGCCTGCAGAAAGAAATTCTTTGCAGATGAAGAAAATTGTTGAGCTTCTTTACAGTCAGCAAACAGAATATCTTGAATCTGATTATGAAAAACTTGCATCAGTAATTAAATCCCGAATTAAACAACGTAGTTTGCTTTTATTTTACACTAATTTTGAATCTGCAAATTCATTAAAAAGACAATTAAAATATTTTAAGAGTTTAGCTTCGTCTCATTTACTGATTGTTATATTCTTTAAAAATACCGGACTTGATGATGTTTTAAATAAAAGATCTGATTCATTGGAAGAAATTTATAACAAAACAATAGCTGAAAAATTTTCATTTGAGAAAAAAATTATTCAAAAAGAATTAGCAATGCTTGGCATTCAATCAATATTGACTACACCACAGCAGCTTTCTGTAAAGACAATTAATAAATATTTAGAGCTGAAAGCACGGGGAATGATTTAA
- a CDS encoding MoxR family ATPase, whose amino-acid sequence MENNIGNRTDLSSLKESVEKVKIEIRKIIVGQDYTIELLLASIFADGHVLIEGVPGIAKTLLAKILAKTISADFSRIQFTPDLMPSDILGTSVYNMKTSEFEYKKGPIFSNIILIDEINRSPAKTQAALFEVMEERQITMDGHTYKLENPFVVFATQNPIEHEGTYKLPEAQLDRFLFKIEMSYPTLEEETKILLEYNDRKSKNDLSMIQPIFTKEQLAAFSLQISSIHIEEKIVAYIANIVNQTRKNGDLYLGASPRASIAIMTGAKALAAIRGRDFVNPDDVKEITFPSLKHRIILTPEKEMEGKTTDEIIQQILNRVEVPR is encoded by the coding sequence ATGGAAAATAATATTGGTAACAGAACTGATTTGTCGTCATTAAAAGAATCAGTTGAAAAAGTTAAAATTGAAATAAGAAAAATTATTGTTGGGCAGGATTATACAATTGAGCTTCTACTTGCTTCAATATTTGCTGATGGACATGTTCTTATCGAAGGTGTTCCGGGGATTGCAAAAACCTTGCTTGCAAAAATACTAGCAAAAACAATTTCGGCAGATTTTTCCAGGATTCAATTTACGCCAGATTTAATGCCATCTGATATTCTTGGAACATCAGTTTACAATATGAAAACCTCCGAATTTGAATATAAAAAGGGTCCAATATTTTCAAATATAATTTTGATTGATGAAATAAATCGTTCCCCCGCAAAAACGCAAGCAGCTCTATTTGAAGTGATGGAAGAACGACAGATCACGATGGATGGGCATACTTACAAATTAGAAAATCCATTTGTAGTTTTTGCAACGCAAAATCCTATTGAGCATGAAGGAACATATAAACTCCCCGAAGCACAATTAGACAGATTTCTTTTTAAGATTGAAATGAGTTATCCAACTTTAGAAGAAGAAACAAAAATCTTACTTGAGTATAATGATCGCAAATCAAAAAATGACTTGAGTATGATTCAACCAATATTTACAAAAGAACAACTTGCTGCGTTTAGTTTGCAGATAAGTTCAATCCATATTGAAGAAAAAATAGTTGCTTATATTGCTAATATTGTTAACCAAACACGTAAAAATGGTGATTTATATTTGGGGGCTTCCCCGCGTGCTTCAATCGCTATTATGACAGGCGCTAAAGCACTGGCTGCAATTCGCGGTAGAGATTTTGTGAATCCTGATGATGTTAAAGAAATTACATTCCCTTCATTAAAGCATAGAATAATTTTAACTCCTGAAAAAGAGATGGAAGGTAAAACCACTGATGAAATTATTCAGCAAATTCTGAATCGTGTTGAGGTTCCACGATAA